The following nucleotide sequence is from Ferruginibacter lapsinanis.
CAGGTAAGCCTGTAATATATGATCTGGGGGGCGGCAATGGCCCTGTTACAAAAGCTTTGATGAATGAGGAATATCCCTGCGTATTGGTAGAAGCAATGCCAGATGCCATTATAATAGCCAATGAAAGAAACATTGAAGCAACTATTCAATCTTCCATTCAGGATTTTAAGCAGACTTCGTTACCGGTAGTTGTATTAGCAGACGTTTTAGAACATATAGAAGATGATGCTGCAGTATTAAAACAACTGTATGAACAAATAATATCCGGAGGAACTATCATTATTACAGTTCCTGCATTTGAGCACCTTACAACAGATATTGACAAAGAAATTGGTCATTACAGAAGATACCGAATCAATGACCTGTCAAAGAAATTAATGAATGCAGGATTTGTAGTCAGTCACAAAACATACTTTTTCTCTTTGCTTTATTTGCCTTTTCTTTTATTCAGAGTACTGCCATATAAATTCGGAGTAAGAAAAAGAAAAAGTGCAACACGTAGAAACAATGAGCATTTATCTAAAACAACATGGCTGAATAAGCTGGCATTAAAGACCCTACAATGGGAAGCAGATTGGATAGGATCAGAACGCATTATTCCTTTTGGCACTAGTTGCTTATTGGTAGCAAAAAAACCTTAAACAGTACGAATGAAATTTAATAGCAATACTTTTGAACTTTTTTTATTTACCACCAATGTGTCCACGGCAAAGGAATGCCTTGCTGCGGGAGTAAATGCAATTATTATTGATTGGGAAAACAAGGGGAAAGATAAAAGACAAAACGGCTACCCTACTCAAATAAACTACGATACAACAGATGATCTGATCAATATGCGCAATAATATTTCTGAAAAAATAATTTGCCGCATTAACAAATTTGATCCGGAATACTCTGCTGATGAAATTGACCTAGCGATCAGCTGTGGTGCTGATGAGATCTTTTTACCGATGGTAGAAAATAAAGAAGAGGTTTGCAAAGTTATTGATATGATAAAAGACAGATGCAAATTGGGGATTTTAATTGAAACTGATACGGCTGTAAAAAACACCCCTCATTTCACAACATTGCCACTTTCCAGAATTTATATCGGCTTAAATGACCTCCAAATCAGCAGGCAATCTTCTAATATGTTTTTACCGTTGATAGATAACACAGTAAAAAACATTAAAGAACAGTTTATTAATATTCCTGTTGGCGTTGGTGGCATTACACATCCTGATGAAGGAAGTCCTATCCCCTCAAAGCTATTAATCCAGCAATACATCAACTTAAATATAAATTTTAGTTTTTTGAGAAGAGCATTCCTGGGTGATCTGAATAAGTATGGTGCTGAAAAATTACTTGGAGAGATACGAGCACACCTAAACCGATCTGATCAAACAGCAATAGCAGAAACACATGAGCAGTTAAAATCATTTTTATTGTAACCTCCTTAATGAGTAAAACATTATTATTATTATATAAAGCCAGCGTAGCGCATCTGAATAATCTGCAAAAGATTGCTCCCGACTGGAGCATTTTACATACTACCGAAAAAGTAGTGGCCGAAAAAATGATAGAAAACGCTGAGGTAGTTATGGGTAATCATCATCTTTGCGAAAGTCTTCCTTTTAATAAACAACAATTAAAATGGGTGCAAACAAATTCTGTGGGCATCGATTTCATTTTAAAAAAATGTGGCAGCAATCTTGAAGGAAAAATTGTTACCAATGCAAAAGGTGTATATAATAATGAAATATGTGAACATACGATTGGGCTTATATTAACCTTACAAAGAAATCTTCATTTAATAAGAGATGCTCAACAGGAGCACCGTTGGGAAAGACCAATGCAACTTCCTTTATTATCCGGCAAGCAGGCAATGATCATCGGCTATGGAAGTTTAGGAAAAGCGATAGAAGAAAAGCTAACAATGTTTGGAATGAAAATTTTTGGTGTAAATACCAATACACAATATTTTTTTGATGAAACCAACACAACAAAAAAACACTGGAAAGAACTACTTCCTGCAATAGAAATTGTTGTATTGGCCCTACCTTACACAAAAGATACCATTAACTATTTTGGAGAAAAAGAAATAGTACAATTATCCCCTAATGCTATTATAATAAATATTGGCAGAGCCGGTACATTGGATGAAAAAACTTTATATACACAATTAATTGCAGGAAAAATTCGTGGTGCAGCATTAGATGTATTTAATGATGAGCCATTAGATGCTACACATCCGGCCTGGGACATAAAAAATTTATTTGTTTCGCCACATATGGCAAGAAGCAGAGAAATCAACCCTCCTTTTCAATTCGAAAAGTTATTTGAAGAAAATTTTAGCAGGTATATCAATAAAAAGCCTCTGTTAAATATTGTAGATACAATCAAAGGATATTGAATGAAAATCAGTTTTGTGATCCCCATTTTTAATAATGCTGCAACTATATTGATGCTTAAGGATCAACTTGCAGGCCTAAGTGTAAAAAACAACTGGGAATACGAAATAATTTTTGTGAATGATTGCAGCAGAGATAATTCATTACAAATTCTTTCCTCTTTAAAAGACCATTCAACAGTCATTCATTTAAAAAATAACAAGGGACAAAGCACAGCTGTACTCATGGGGTTAAAATTTGTTACAGGAAATATTGCTGTTGCAATGGATGCAGATTTACAAGACCGCCCTGATTTTATCCCCCTGCTGGTTGAAAGAATAAACGATAGTACGGACGTGGTTTTTAGCGGCAGAAGCGGCAGATACGAAGAGCAAACAAAATTAATATCCGCAAAAAGTTTTAAGTTCATCCTGCACCTGTTAAGCCGTAAAAGACTACCGGCTGATGCCTGTATGTTTTTTGCAATTAAACAATCGGCTATCGCCCCACTGTTAGCTTATACCGGATCTAAACCCTATTTACTTTCTTTAATAGCAAAGCAACAGTTACGTTGTATCAGTATACCGTATATTA
It contains:
- a CDS encoding glycosyltransferase, which encodes MKISFVIPIFNNAATILMLKDQLAGLSVKNNWEYEIIFVNDCSRDNSLQILSSLKDHSTVIHLKNNKGQSTAVLMGLKFVTGNIAVAMDADLQDRPDFIPLLVERINDSTDVVFSGRSGRYEEQTKLISAKSFKFILHLLSRKRLPADACMFFAIKQSAIAPLLAYTGSKPYLLSLIAKQQLRCISIPYIRAANNLTKSNYTFIKRWKVGIKGIMNFFVLKEKDLPIDEYLIIHQNKD
- a CDS encoding aldolase/citrate lyase family protein — its product is MKFNSNTFELFLFTTNVSTAKECLAAGVNAIIIDWENKGKDKRQNGYPTQINYDTTDDLINMRNNISEKIICRINKFDPEYSADEIDLAISCGADEIFLPMVENKEEVCKVIDMIKDRCKLGILIETDTAVKNTPHFTTLPLSRIYIGLNDLQISRQSSNMFLPLIDNTVKNIKEQFINIPVGVGGITHPDEGSPIPSKLLIQQYINLNINFSFLRRAFLGDLNKYGAEKLLGEIRAHLNRSDQTAIAETHEQLKSFLL
- a CDS encoding class I SAM-dependent methyltransferase, with product MSTAQVSYPAEAHRLTRELEDASFWYRHRTTMIIKALQKYVTGKPVIYDLGGGNGPVTKALMNEEYPCVLVEAMPDAIIIANERNIEATIQSSIQDFKQTSLPVVVLADVLEHIEDDAAVLKQLYEQIISGGTIIITVPAFEHLTTDIDKEIGHYRRYRINDLSKKLMNAGFVVSHKTYFFSLLYLPFLLFRVLPYKFGVRKRKSATRRNNEHLSKTTWLNKLALKTLQWEADWIGSERIIPFGTSCLLVAKKP
- a CDS encoding D-2-hydroxyacid dehydrogenase, with the protein product MSKTLLLLYKASVAHLNNLQKIAPDWSILHTTEKVVAEKMIENAEVVMGNHHLCESLPFNKQQLKWVQTNSVGIDFILKKCGSNLEGKIVTNAKGVYNNEICEHTIGLILTLQRNLHLIRDAQQEHRWERPMQLPLLSGKQAMIIGYGSLGKAIEEKLTMFGMKIFGVNTNTQYFFDETNTTKKHWKELLPAIEIVVLALPYTKDTINYFGEKEIVQLSPNAIIINIGRAGTLDEKTLYTQLIAGKIRGAALDVFNDEPLDATHPAWDIKNLFVSPHMARSREINPPFQFEKLFEENFSRYINKKPLLNIVDTIKGY